The Echeneis naucrates chromosome 10, fEcheNa1.1, whole genome shotgun sequence genome has a window encoding:
- the LOC115050121 gene encoding DNA damage-inducible transcript 4-like protein isoform X1, translating into MDYSPALLFGPAAAVTEEMKKRKSPSQKYFSPGQQRSSARRGSVDSNDERDGPSCSELEERLLQRDVIRQMERCLTEAKASTLHCQVLLLPSQVTAKVGQDVVRSSADEPCGLRGAAINVYVECKDGLRTVGSIFPDQSVTPTFELSVILKADTRGSWPPFKHMFESTKVLKLRPEYRLVKRKLYSSASPVIHDSQ; encoded by the exons ATGGACTATAGCCCGGCACTGCTCTTCGGACCCGCAGCGGCCGTcacagaggagatgaagaagagaaagagtcCGTCCCAGAAATACTTCTCCCCGGGACAGCAGAGGAGCTCAGCCCGGCGGGGCAGCGTCGACAGCAACGACGAGAGAGACGGCCCTTCCT GCTCGGAGCTGGAAGAGCGGCTCCTTCAGCGGGATGTGATCCGTCAGATGGAGCGCTGCCTGACGGAGGCCAAGGCCTCCACCCTCCACTgccaggtgctgctgctgccctcccAGGTGACCGCCAAGGTGGGCCAGGACGTGGTGCGCTCCTCAGCCGATGAGCCTTGTGGGCTCCGCGGCGCCGCCATCAACGTCTATGTGGAGTGCAAGGACGGCCTGAGGACAGTGGGCAGCATCTTCCCGGACCAGAGTGTCACACCCACGTTTGAACTGTCTGTGATCCTCAAGGCAGACACCCGTGGCAGCTGGCCGCCATTCAAACACATGTTTGAGAGCACCAAAGTGCTGAAGCTGAGACCAGAGTACCGGCTGGTGAAGAGGAAGCTCTACTCCTCTGCCAGTCCCGTCATCCATGATTCCCAGTAG
- the LOC115050121 gene encoding DNA damage-inducible transcript 4-like protein isoform X2, with protein sequence MDYSPALLFGPAAAVTEEMKKRKSPSQKYFSPGQQRSSARRGSVDSNDERDGPSSAGLSTGSELEERLLQRDVIRQMERCLTEAKASTLHCQVLLLPSQVTAKVGQDVVRSSADEPCGLRGAAINVYVECKDGLRTVGSIFPDQSVTPTFELSVILKADTRGSWPPFKHMFESTKVLKLRPEYRLVKRKLYSSASPVIHDSQ encoded by the exons ATGGACTATAGCCCGGCACTGCTCTTCGGACCCGCAGCGGCCGTcacagaggagatgaagaagagaaagagtcCGTCCCAGAAATACTTCTCCCCGGGACAGCAGAGGAGCTCAGCCCGGCGGGGCAGCGTCGACAGCAACGACGAGAGAGACGGCCCTTCCT CTGCTGGTCTTTCCACAGGCTCGGAGCTGGAAGAGCGGCTCCTTCAGCGGGATGTGATCCGTCAGATGGAGCGCTGCCTGACGGAGGCCAAGGCCTCCACCCTCCACTgccaggtgctgctgctgccctcccAGGTGACCGCCAAGGTGGGCCAGGACGTGGTGCGCTCCTCAGCCGATGAGCCTTGTGGGCTCCGCGGCGCCGCCATCAACGTCTATGTGGAGTGCAAGGACGGCCTGAGGACAGTGGGCAGCATCTTCCCGGACCAGAGTGTCACACCCACGTTTGAACTGTCTGTGATCCTCAAGGCAGACACCCGTGGCAGCTGGCCGCCATTCAAACACATGTTTGAGAGCACCAAAGTGCTGAAGCTGAGACCAGAGTACCGGCTGGTGAAGAGGAAGCTCTACTCCTCTGCCAGTCCCGTCATCCATGATTCCCAGTAG
- the sting1 gene encoding stimulator of interferon genes protein isoform X1 — MQCLRDQDALIPGPRGNLPKVCAVAVAAITIGSIIFLSPERLFGWVAMVILMVTLGPLLHGLYLLAEEMLNHSNTRYRGRRLLSRLVPACFGGGRTLLTAGLASLLLFLVGQPLPHQEQCWKLLVLASVLYTLFKSLGVLGPSEVELSDICERRKMNVAHGLAWSFYLGYLQLVLPNLEDSIISFCASHRSTTHLWGRGSRKLLILVPLNANISHKLEDEDSNIHFYDNLPNNEIDRAGVRGRVYKHSVYRVMDEDGKQASDCVVEYATPLLTLYNMSQLSSAGFGEPERRQQVLLFFRTLQEILDNSLECRNRYKLILLNDEHEEDPHFLSKAILRHVQQQEKEEFCLTPPPLQEIDHPLTSASGTLPSAPLFMKGEWHQPEPMSREPTLMFSLDKPQPLKEPVEDTDHYQGQT, encoded by the exons ATGCAATGCCTCCGAGATCAGGACGCTCTGATCCCTGGGCCTCGTGGGAATTTGCCCAAGGTGTGTGCTGTAGCAGTGGCTGCCATAACAATAGGAAGCATCATATTCCTGTCTCCTGAAAGGTTATTTGGCTGGGTTGCCATGGTAATACTCATGGTGACCCTCGGCCCTCTGCTTCACGGGCTCTATCTGCTGGCTGAGGAAATGCTGAACCATTCAAACACAAG GTATCGCGGCAGACGATTGCTGAGCCGTTTAGTGCCTGCCTGTTTTGGAGGGGGGAGGACTCTGCTGACTGCAGGGCTGGCAAGCCTTCTGCTCTTCCTGGTTGGACAGCCTCTGCCACACCAAGAACAATGCTGGAAACTCCTCGTCCTCGCCTCAGTTCTTTACACACTGTTTAAAAGCCTGGGAGTCCTG GGTCCGTCAGAGGTGGAGCTGTCAGACATctgtgagaggaggaagatgaatgtGGCCCACGGCCTGGCCTGGTCCTTCTACTTGGGATACTTACAACTGGTGCTGCCAA ATTTGGAGGACTCCATCATATCATTTTGTGCCAGCCATCGGTCCACCACTCACCTCTGGGGCCGCGGCTCAAGGAAGCTCCTCATCCTGGTTCCTCTAAACGCCAACATCTCTCACAAACTGGAGGATGAAGACAGCAACATTCACTTTTATGACAACTTGCCAAACAACGAGATTGACAGAGCAGGAGTCCGGGGCCGGGTCTACAAGCACAGCGTCTACAGAGTAATGGACGAGGACGGGAAG CAGGCCTCTGACTGTGTGGTGGAGTATGCGACGCCTTTGCTGACCCTCTACAACATGTCCCAGCTGAGCAGTGCAGGTTTTGGGGAGCCTGAGCGCAGGCAGCAGGTCTTGCTCTTCTTTAGGACCCTGCAGGAAATCCTGGACAACTCGCTAGAGTGCCGCAACCGCTACAAACTCATCCTCCTCAACG ATGAGCATGAGGAAGACCCTCACTTCCTGTCCAAGGCCATCCTCAGACAtgttcagcagcaggagaaagaggagtTCTGCCTCACCCCGCCTCCTTTGCAGGAGATCGATCATCCATTAACAAGTGCTTCTGGTACCCTGCCAAGTGCCCCTCTGTTCATGAAAGGCGAGTGGCACCAACCTGAGCCAATGAGCAGAGAGCCCACGCTCATGTTCAGCCTGGACAAACCTCAACCTCTGAAGGAGCCCGTTGAGGACACTGACCATTACCAGGGACAGACATGA
- the sting1 gene encoding stimulator of interferon genes protein isoform X2, protein MQCLRDQDALIPGPRGNLPKVCAVAVAAITIGSIIFLSPERLFGWVAMVILMVTLGPLLHGLYLLAEEMLNHSNTRYRGRRLLSRLVPACFGGGRTLLTAGLASLLLFLVGQPLPHQEQCWKLLVLASVLYTLFKSLGVLGPSEVELSDICERRKMNVAHGLAWSFYLGYLQLVLPNLEDSIISFCASHRSTTHLWGRGSRKLLILVPLNANISHKLEDEDSNIHFYDNLPNNEIDRAGVRGRVYKHSVYRVMDEDGKASDCVVEYATPLLTLYNMSQLSSAGFGEPERRQQVLLFFRTLQEILDNSLECRNRYKLILLNDEHEEDPHFLSKAILRHVQQQEKEEFCLTPPPLQEIDHPLTSASGTLPSAPLFMKGEWHQPEPMSREPTLMFSLDKPQPLKEPVEDTDHYQGQT, encoded by the exons ATGCAATGCCTCCGAGATCAGGACGCTCTGATCCCTGGGCCTCGTGGGAATTTGCCCAAGGTGTGTGCTGTAGCAGTGGCTGCCATAACAATAGGAAGCATCATATTCCTGTCTCCTGAAAGGTTATTTGGCTGGGTTGCCATGGTAATACTCATGGTGACCCTCGGCCCTCTGCTTCACGGGCTCTATCTGCTGGCTGAGGAAATGCTGAACCATTCAAACACAAG GTATCGCGGCAGACGATTGCTGAGCCGTTTAGTGCCTGCCTGTTTTGGAGGGGGGAGGACTCTGCTGACTGCAGGGCTGGCAAGCCTTCTGCTCTTCCTGGTTGGACAGCCTCTGCCACACCAAGAACAATGCTGGAAACTCCTCGTCCTCGCCTCAGTTCTTTACACACTGTTTAAAAGCCTGGGAGTCCTG GGTCCGTCAGAGGTGGAGCTGTCAGACATctgtgagaggaggaagatgaatgtGGCCCACGGCCTGGCCTGGTCCTTCTACTTGGGATACTTACAACTGGTGCTGCCAA ATTTGGAGGACTCCATCATATCATTTTGTGCCAGCCATCGGTCCACCACTCACCTCTGGGGCCGCGGCTCAAGGAAGCTCCTCATCCTGGTTCCTCTAAACGCCAACATCTCTCACAAACTGGAGGATGAAGACAGCAACATTCACTTTTATGACAACTTGCCAAACAACGAGATTGACAGAGCAGGAGTCCGGGGCCGGGTCTACAAGCACAGCGTCTACAGAGTAATGGACGAGGACGGGAAG GCCTCTGACTGTGTGGTGGAGTATGCGACGCCTTTGCTGACCCTCTACAACATGTCCCAGCTGAGCAGTGCAGGTTTTGGGGAGCCTGAGCGCAGGCAGCAGGTCTTGCTCTTCTTTAGGACCCTGCAGGAAATCCTGGACAACTCGCTAGAGTGCCGCAACCGCTACAAACTCATCCTCCTCAACG ATGAGCATGAGGAAGACCCTCACTTCCTGTCCAAGGCCATCCTCAGACAtgttcagcagcaggagaaagaggagtTCTGCCTCACCCCGCCTCCTTTGCAGGAGATCGATCATCCATTAACAAGTGCTTCTGGTACCCTGCCAAGTGCCCCTCTGTTCATGAAAGGCGAGTGGCACCAACCTGAGCCAATGAGCAGAGAGCCCACGCTCATGTTCAGCCTGGACAAACCTCAACCTCTGAAGGAGCCCGTTGAGGACACTGACCATTACCAGGGACAGACATGA